GAGAACACGTGGACGGTCGGGTGGGACCCCCCTCGAGCCAGCAGCTCGTGGCGGGGCTGGAGGACCAGCGGTCCGTCGTCCTCGGCACCCGTCAGGAACTCGTTGTACTGGATGACGTACTGGCCGCCCTCGAGGGTCCACCACTCGTACTCGTCGTCCGGGTTTCGCGGCTCCGTACCGATCGGCTCGAGGTCGGCGTCCTCGAGCTCGTCGCCGCCGAAGTCCAGGCGGCCGGGTCCGGCGACCTCGTAGACGGCGGCCACCGTGAGGTCGACGCCGTGGTCGTGGACCTGTTCGGGCTCGTACACCAGGTTGTCGACGAACGGTAACACGTCGTGTTCGACGGTCATACTGGTCGAGGCAACGGTCCCGGAGGTGAAAAAGCGTGGTGTCTCTCGTTCGGC
This region of Natronosalvus halobius genomic DNA includes:
- a CDS encoding dCTP deaminase; protein product: MTVEHDVLPFVDNLVYEPEQVHDHGVDLTVAAVYEVAGPGRLDFGGDELEDADLEPIGTEPRNPDDEYEWWTLEGGQYVIQYNEFLTGAEDDGPLVLQPRHELLARGGSHPTVHVFSHLPLLPLSVPAGGIRIKENARVSTLLAPGSDEDSRAGRTDASEPVDARGDVDR